One window of the Oncorhynchus keta strain PuntledgeMale-10-30-2019 chromosome 31, Oket_V2, whole genome shotgun sequence genome contains the following:
- the vars1 gene encoding valine--tRNA ligase isoform X2: MNLSKGPSNQTCAQHCIRLPTTVIRCLSGTQELTSLSSSFNGMASLYVSPHPDDFRSLMALVAAEFCPSRLCTLIEDPPASLALCSRPSLVLGSGGGEVLSGASAVAWYLASQGKRIGSNAKQESQVWQWLSFADNELTPVSCAVVFPLLGVMGVDKKSMQLQQSSHAEMMRVLNVLDKNLEPRTFLVGDSLTLADIAVATAALLPFKYALEPSNRRALTNVTRWFLTCVNQPQFVKVLGQISLCEKMVPVTPKPSIAPVPAANANPTADANATNGKPKTEAQLKKEAKNREKLEKFQKKKEMEEKKKQEKKLAPPTEKKAKPEKKDLGVISYDVPTPPGEKKDVLSPLPDSYSPQYVEAAWYSWWEKQGYFKPEYGRKSISEPNPRGVFMMCIPPPNVTGSLHLGHALTNAIQDCLTRWHRMRGETTLWNPGCDHAGIATQVVVEKKLMRERGLSRHDLGRDQFIQEVWKWKNEKGDRIYHQLKKLGSSLDWDRACFTMDPKLSYAVQEAFIRLHEDGVIYRSKRLVNWSCTLNSAISDIEVDKKELTGRTLLPVPGYKDKVEFGVLVSFSYKIEGSDEEVIVATTRIETMLGDSAVAVHPADPRYQHLKGKMVLHPFCDRKMPIVFDEFVDVNFGTGAVKITPAHDHNDYEVGNRHNLAFINILDENGLLINVPAPFLGMKRFEARKAVLQALKDRGHFKETKDNPMVVPVCSRSKDIVEPLLKPQWYVDCADMGKQAADSVREGRLKIIPDHHHKTWFNWLDNIRDWCISRQLWWGHRIPAYFVTVTDPSVTPGEDMDGHYWVSGRTEEEARDKAAKRFNVSTDKITLRQDEDVLDTWFSSGIFPFSIFGWPNETQDLSVFYPGSLLETGHDILFFWVARMVMMGLKLTGKLPFKEVYLHAVVRDAHGRKMSKSLGNVIDPLDVITGISLEGLYAQLQDSNLDPVEVEKAKQGQKSDYPTGIPECGTDALRFALCAYTSQGRDINMDVNRILGYRHFCNKLWNAVKFAMRTLGDNFVPSENAQLCGEESVSDRWILSRLCTAVGLCNAGFQAYDFPAITTAIYNFWLYELCDVYLESVKPVFSRAEEDSGSQSQAVVCRQTLFTCLETGLLLLAPIMPFVGEELYQRLPRRRSQDGHPSIHVTPYPETEFCWHSEDVDRQMEFVMTVVRTIRSLRADYNLTKTRADCYLQCIDSETMSLVEQYSLQIQTLSLSQTIQPVPATGAVPEGCAVAIASDRCTVHLMLKGLIDLEKEVTKLTVKKGELEKQMDKLREKMEKSDYKEKVPVKVQDLDAEKLRQSQTELEKATEAIDNFKRMG, encoded by the exons ATGAATCTGTCCAAAGGTCCTTCGAACCAAACATGTGCGCAACATTGCATCAGACTGCCGACTACTGTAATACGCTGCTTATCCGGAACTCAGGAGTTGACGTCCCTTTCTTCTTCATTCAACG GGATGGCTTCGCTCTACGTCTCCCCCCACCCTGACGACTTCAGGAGCCTCATGGCCCTGGTCGCTGCAGAGTTCTGCCCTTCTCGGCTCTGCACACTCATAGAAGACCCTCCTGCCTCCCTGGCCCTGTGCTCTCGCCCCAGCCTGGTGCTGGGCTCTGGGGGAGGTGAGGTGCTCTCTGGGGCCAGTGCTGTTGCATGGTACCTAGCCTCTCAGGGGAAGAGGATAGGGTCGAATGCTAAACAGGAGAGCCAGGTGTGGCAGTGGCTCAGCTTTGCAGACAATGAGCTGACTCCTGTGTCCTGTGCTGTGGTGTTCCCACTGCTTGGGGTGATGGGAGTGGATAAGAAG TCCATGCAGCTTCAACAGAGTTCTCATGCTGAGATGATGCGCGTGCTAAACGTTCTAGATAAGAACCTGGAACCTAGAACATTCCTGGTGGGAGACAGCCTCACTCTGGCCGACATCGCTGTGGCAACCGCAGCACTCCTGCCCTTCAAATAT GCCTTGGAGCCGTCCAACAGGAGAGCCCTGACGAACGTGACCAGGTGGTTTTTGACCTGTGTCAACCAGCCTCAGTTTGTCAAGGTCCTGGGACAGATCTCTCTGTGTGAGAAGATGGTGCCCGTGACACCCAAACCCAGCATTGCTCCTGTTCCTGCTGCTAACGCTAATCCAACTGCTGATGCCAATGCTACCAATG gcAAACCAAAGACAGAAGCTCAGCTGAAGAAGGAGGCTAAAAACAGAGAGAAGTTGGAGAAGTTCCAAAagaagaaggagatggaggagaagaaaaAGCAAGAAAAGAAACTGGCACCCCCGACAGAG AAAAAGGCCAAACCAGAGAAGAAGGACCTGGGAGTGATCTCATACGACGTCCCCACCCCTCCTGGAGAGAAAAAAG ATGTCCTGAGCCCCCTGCCAGACTCGTACAGTCCTCAGTACGTGGAGGCAGCCTGGTACTCCTGGTGGGAGAAGCAGGGATACTTCAAACCTGAGTACGGG CGGAAGAGTATCAGTGAGCCTAACCCCCGTGGAGTGTTCATGATGTGTATCCCTCCGCCCAATGTGACGGGATCTCTTCACTTAGGCCATGCCCTAACCAACGCCATCCAGGACTGTCTGACCAGATG GCACCGTATGCGTGGCGAGACGACCCTGTGGAACCCAGGCTGTGACCACGCGGGCATCGCCACCCAGGTGGTGGTGGAGAAAAAACTGATGAGGGAGAGGGGCTTGAGCCGTCACGACCTGGGGAGAGACCAGTTCATCCAAGAGGTCTGGAAGTGGAAGAACGA GAAGGGAGACCGTATCTACCACCAGCTGAAGAAGCTGGGTTCCTCTCTGGACTGGGACAGAGCCTGCTTCACCATGGACCCT AAACTGTCCTATGCAGTCCAGGAGGCGTTCATTCGTCTGCATGAGGACGGCGTGATCTACAGGAGCAAGAGGCTGGTCAACTGGTCATGCACCCTCAACTCTGCCATCTCGGATATAGAG GTGGATAAGAAGGAGCTGACTGGCAGGACTCTGCTGCCCGTGCCTGGCTACAAGGACAAGGTGGAGTTTGGAGTACTGGTCTCCTTCTCCTACAAGATAGAGGGATCAG ATGAGGAGGTGATTGTGGCGACCACTCGTATAGAGACCATGCTGGGAGATTCTGCTGTGGCCGTCCACCCTGCCGACCCCAGATACCAG CACCTTAAAGGGAAGATGGTGCTTCATCCCTTCTGTGACAGGAAGATGCCCATCGTGTTTGATGAGTTTGTGGACGTCAACTTTGGAACGG gtgctGTGAAGATCACCCCAGCCCATGACCATAATGATTATGAGGTTGGAAACAGACACAACCTGGCCTTCATCAACATCCTGGATGAGAATGGCCTGCTCATCAACGTGCCGGCTCCATTCCTG ggtATGAAACGTTTCGAAGCGAGGAAGGCTGTGCTGCAGGCTCTGAAGGACAGAGGCCATTTCAaggagaccaaagataaccccaTGGTGGTGCCTGTCTGCAG TCGTTCTAAGGACATAGTGGAGCCCCTGTTGAAGCCTCAGTGGTATGTGGACTGTGCTGACATGGGCAAGCAGGCAGCTGACTCAGTCCGGGAGGGAAGACTCAAAATCATCCCAGACCACCACCATAAGACCTGGTTCAACTGGTTGGACAACATCAG gGACTGGTGTATCTCTCGTCAGCTGTGGTGGGGTCACAGGATCCCAGCCTACTTTGTCACCGTGACTGACCCTTCAGTCACACCAGGAGAG gACATGGATGGTCATTACTGGGTGagtgggaggacagaggaggaggccAGAGATAAAGCTGCCAAGCGCTTCAACGTCTCCACTGACAAGATCACCCTCCGACAGG ATGAGGATGTCCTGGATACATGGTTCTCCTCTGGTATTTTCCCCTTCTCCATCTTCGGCTGGCCCAATGAG acccagGACCTGAGTGTGTTCTATCCAGGCAGCCTGCTGGAGACTGGTCATGACATCCTGTTCTTCTGGGTGGCCCGCATGGTGATGATGGGCCTCAAACTCACTGGCAAGCTGCCCTTCAAAGAG GTGTACCTCCATGCGGTGGTGAGGGACGCCCACGGGAGGAAGATGAGCAAATCTCTGGGGAACGTCATCGACCCCCTGGACGTCATCACAGGCATCTCTCTGGAG GGTCTGTATGCCCAGCTGCAGGACAGTAATCTGGACCCAGTAGAGGTAGAGAAGGCCAAGCAGGGACAGAAGTCGGACTACCCCACTGGTATCCCAGAGTGTGGCACAGATGCCCTCCGCTTCGCCCTGTGTGCCTACACCAGCCAAG GCAGGGACATTAACATGGATGTGAATCGTATCCTTGGTTACCGTCACTTCTGTAACAAGCTGTGGAATGCTGTGAAGTTTGCCATGAGGACGCTGGGAGACAACTTTGTTCCTTCAGAGAATGCCCAG CTGTGTGGGGAGGAGAGCGTGTCAGACCGGTGGATTCTGTCCCGTCTGTGTACTGCTGTGGGTCTGTGTAATGCAGGGTTCCAGGCCTACGACTTCCCAGCTATCACCACAGCCATCTACAACTTCTGGCTCTACGAGCTCTGTGACGTCTATCTG GAGAGTGTGAAGCCAGTGTTCTCCAGGGCGGAGGAGGACAGTGGGTCTCAGAGCCAGGCTGTAGTCTGCAGACAGACGCTGTTCACCTGCCTGGAGACCGGCCTGCTCCTCCTAGCTCCCATCATGCCCTTCGTGGGCGAGGAGCTCTACCAGAGGTTGCCACGGCGACGATCCCAGGATGGCCACCCTAGTATCCATGTCACGCCCTACCCTGAGACTGAG TTCTGCTGGCATAGTGAGGATGTGGACCGTCAGATGGAGTTTGTGATGACCGTGGTCCGGACCATCCGTTCACTCAGGGCCGACTACAACCTGACCAAGACACGTGCCGATT GCTACCTCCAGTGTATAGACAGTGAGACGATGTCTCTGGTGGAGCAGTACAGTCTGCAGATCCAGACCCTGTCTCTATCCCAGACCATCCAGCCCGTCCCAGCCACCGGGGCTGTCCCAGAGGGCTGTGCTGTGGCCATTGCCTCCGACAGGTGCACCGTCCACCTCATGCTCAAG GGTCTGATAGATTTGGAGAAGGAGGTGACCAAGCTGACTGTGAAGAAGGGAGAGCTGGAGAAACAGATGGATAAACTGAGAGAAAAGATGGAGAAGAGTGACTACAAGGAGAAGGTGCCTGTTAAAGTACAGGATCTGGATGCTGAGAAG CTGCGTCAGAGCCAGACGGAGCTGGAGAAAGCAACGGAAGCCATAGACAACTTCAAGAGAATGGGTTAA
- the vars1 gene encoding valine--tRNA ligase isoform X3, giving the protein MNLSKGPSNQTCAQHCIRLPTTVIRCLSGTQELTSLSSSFNGMASLYVSPHPDDFRSLMALVAAEFCPSRLCTLIEDPPASLALCSRPSLVLGSGGGEVLSGASAVAWYLASQGKRIGSNAKQESQVWQWLSFADNELTPVSCAVVFPLLGVMGVDKKLQQSSHAEMMRVLNVLDKNLEPRTFLVGDSLTLADIAVATAALLPFKYALEPSNRRALTNVTRWFLTCVNQPQFVKVLGQISLCEKMVPVTPKPSIAPVPAANANPTADANATNGKPKTEAQLKKEAKNREKLEKFQKKKEMEEKKKQEKKLAPPTEKKAKPEKKDLGVISYDVPTPPGEKKDVLSPLPDSYSPQYVEAAWYSWWEKQGYFKPEYGRKSISEPNPRGVFMMCIPPPNVTGSLHLGHALTNAIQDCLTRWHRMRGETTLWNPGCDHAGIATQVVVEKKLMRERGLSRHDLGRDQFIQEVWKWKNEKGDRIYHQLKKLGSSLDWDRACFTMDPKLSYAVQEAFIRLHEDGVIYRSKRLVNWSCTLNSAISDIEVDKKELTGRTLLPVPGYKDKVEFGVLVSFSYKIEGSDEEVIVATTRIETMLGDSAVAVHPADPRYQHLKGKMVLHPFCDRKMPIVFDEFVDVNFGTGAVKITPAHDHNDYEVGNRHNLAFINILDENGLLINVPAPFLGMKRFEARKAVLQALKDRGHFKETKDNPMVVPVCSRSKDIVEPLLKPQWYVDCADMGKQAADSVREGRLKIIPDHHHKTWFNWLDNIRDWCISRQLWWGHRIPAYFVTVTDPSVTPGEDMDGHYWVSGRTEEEARDKAAKRFNVSTDKITLRQDEDVLDTWFSSGIFPFSIFGWPNETQDLSVFYPGSLLETGHDILFFWVARMVMMGLKLTGKLPFKEVYLHAVVRDAHGRKMSKSLGNVIDPLDVITGISLEGLYAQLQDSNLDPVEVEKAKQGQKSDYPTGIPECGTDALRFALCAYTSQGRDINMDVNRILGYRHFCNKLWNAVKFAMRTLGDNFVPSENAQLCGEESVSDRWILSRLCTAVGLCNAGFQAYDFPAITTAIYNFWLYELCDVYLESVKPVFSRAEEDSGSQSQAVVCRQTLFTCLETGLLLLAPIMPFVGEELYQRLPRRRSQDGHPSIHVTPYPETEEFCWHSEDVDRQMEFVMTVVRTIRSLRADYNLTKTRADCYLQCIDSETMSLVEQYSLQIQTLSLSQTIQPVPATGAVPEGCAVAIASDRCTVHLMLKGLIDLEKEVTKLTVKKGELEKQMDKLREKMEKSDYKEKVPVKVQDLDAEKLRQSQTELEKATEAIDNFKRMG; this is encoded by the exons ATGAATCTGTCCAAAGGTCCTTCGAACCAAACATGTGCGCAACATTGCATCAGACTGCCGACTACTGTAATACGCTGCTTATCCGGAACTCAGGAGTTGACGTCCCTTTCTTCTTCATTCAACG GGATGGCTTCGCTCTACGTCTCCCCCCACCCTGACGACTTCAGGAGCCTCATGGCCCTGGTCGCTGCAGAGTTCTGCCCTTCTCGGCTCTGCACACTCATAGAAGACCCTCCTGCCTCCCTGGCCCTGTGCTCTCGCCCCAGCCTGGTGCTGGGCTCTGGGGGAGGTGAGGTGCTCTCTGGGGCCAGTGCTGTTGCATGGTACCTAGCCTCTCAGGGGAAGAGGATAGGGTCGAATGCTAAACAGGAGAGCCAGGTGTGGCAGTGGCTCAGCTTTGCAGACAATGAGCTGACTCCTGTGTCCTGTGCTGTGGTGTTCCCACTGCTTGGGGTGATGGGAGTGGATAAGAAG CTTCAACAGAGTTCTCATGCTGAGATGATGCGCGTGCTAAACGTTCTAGATAAGAACCTGGAACCTAGAACATTCCTGGTGGGAGACAGCCTCACTCTGGCCGACATCGCTGTGGCAACCGCAGCACTCCTGCCCTTCAAATAT GCCTTGGAGCCGTCCAACAGGAGAGCCCTGACGAACGTGACCAGGTGGTTTTTGACCTGTGTCAACCAGCCTCAGTTTGTCAAGGTCCTGGGACAGATCTCTCTGTGTGAGAAGATGGTGCCCGTGACACCCAAACCCAGCATTGCTCCTGTTCCTGCTGCTAACGCTAATCCAACTGCTGATGCCAATGCTACCAATG gcAAACCAAAGACAGAAGCTCAGCTGAAGAAGGAGGCTAAAAACAGAGAGAAGTTGGAGAAGTTCCAAAagaagaaggagatggaggagaagaaaaAGCAAGAAAAGAAACTGGCACCCCCGACAGAG AAAAAGGCCAAACCAGAGAAGAAGGACCTGGGAGTGATCTCATACGACGTCCCCACCCCTCCTGGAGAGAAAAAAG ATGTCCTGAGCCCCCTGCCAGACTCGTACAGTCCTCAGTACGTGGAGGCAGCCTGGTACTCCTGGTGGGAGAAGCAGGGATACTTCAAACCTGAGTACGGG CGGAAGAGTATCAGTGAGCCTAACCCCCGTGGAGTGTTCATGATGTGTATCCCTCCGCCCAATGTGACGGGATCTCTTCACTTAGGCCATGCCCTAACCAACGCCATCCAGGACTGTCTGACCAGATG GCACCGTATGCGTGGCGAGACGACCCTGTGGAACCCAGGCTGTGACCACGCGGGCATCGCCACCCAGGTGGTGGTGGAGAAAAAACTGATGAGGGAGAGGGGCTTGAGCCGTCACGACCTGGGGAGAGACCAGTTCATCCAAGAGGTCTGGAAGTGGAAGAACGA GAAGGGAGACCGTATCTACCACCAGCTGAAGAAGCTGGGTTCCTCTCTGGACTGGGACAGAGCCTGCTTCACCATGGACCCT AAACTGTCCTATGCAGTCCAGGAGGCGTTCATTCGTCTGCATGAGGACGGCGTGATCTACAGGAGCAAGAGGCTGGTCAACTGGTCATGCACCCTCAACTCTGCCATCTCGGATATAGAG GTGGATAAGAAGGAGCTGACTGGCAGGACTCTGCTGCCCGTGCCTGGCTACAAGGACAAGGTGGAGTTTGGAGTACTGGTCTCCTTCTCCTACAAGATAGAGGGATCAG ATGAGGAGGTGATTGTGGCGACCACTCGTATAGAGACCATGCTGGGAGATTCTGCTGTGGCCGTCCACCCTGCCGACCCCAGATACCAG CACCTTAAAGGGAAGATGGTGCTTCATCCCTTCTGTGACAGGAAGATGCCCATCGTGTTTGATGAGTTTGTGGACGTCAACTTTGGAACGG gtgctGTGAAGATCACCCCAGCCCATGACCATAATGATTATGAGGTTGGAAACAGACACAACCTGGCCTTCATCAACATCCTGGATGAGAATGGCCTGCTCATCAACGTGCCGGCTCCATTCCTG ggtATGAAACGTTTCGAAGCGAGGAAGGCTGTGCTGCAGGCTCTGAAGGACAGAGGCCATTTCAaggagaccaaagataaccccaTGGTGGTGCCTGTCTGCAG TCGTTCTAAGGACATAGTGGAGCCCCTGTTGAAGCCTCAGTGGTATGTGGACTGTGCTGACATGGGCAAGCAGGCAGCTGACTCAGTCCGGGAGGGAAGACTCAAAATCATCCCAGACCACCACCATAAGACCTGGTTCAACTGGTTGGACAACATCAG gGACTGGTGTATCTCTCGTCAGCTGTGGTGGGGTCACAGGATCCCAGCCTACTTTGTCACCGTGACTGACCCTTCAGTCACACCAGGAGAG gACATGGATGGTCATTACTGGGTGagtgggaggacagaggaggaggccAGAGATAAAGCTGCCAAGCGCTTCAACGTCTCCACTGACAAGATCACCCTCCGACAGG ATGAGGATGTCCTGGATACATGGTTCTCCTCTGGTATTTTCCCCTTCTCCATCTTCGGCTGGCCCAATGAG acccagGACCTGAGTGTGTTCTATCCAGGCAGCCTGCTGGAGACTGGTCATGACATCCTGTTCTTCTGGGTGGCCCGCATGGTGATGATGGGCCTCAAACTCACTGGCAAGCTGCCCTTCAAAGAG GTGTACCTCCATGCGGTGGTGAGGGACGCCCACGGGAGGAAGATGAGCAAATCTCTGGGGAACGTCATCGACCCCCTGGACGTCATCACAGGCATCTCTCTGGAG GGTCTGTATGCCCAGCTGCAGGACAGTAATCTGGACCCAGTAGAGGTAGAGAAGGCCAAGCAGGGACAGAAGTCGGACTACCCCACTGGTATCCCAGAGTGTGGCACAGATGCCCTCCGCTTCGCCCTGTGTGCCTACACCAGCCAAG GCAGGGACATTAACATGGATGTGAATCGTATCCTTGGTTACCGTCACTTCTGTAACAAGCTGTGGAATGCTGTGAAGTTTGCCATGAGGACGCTGGGAGACAACTTTGTTCCTTCAGAGAATGCCCAG CTGTGTGGGGAGGAGAGCGTGTCAGACCGGTGGATTCTGTCCCGTCTGTGTACTGCTGTGGGTCTGTGTAATGCAGGGTTCCAGGCCTACGACTTCCCAGCTATCACCACAGCCATCTACAACTTCTGGCTCTACGAGCTCTGTGACGTCTATCTG GAGAGTGTGAAGCCAGTGTTCTCCAGGGCGGAGGAGGACAGTGGGTCTCAGAGCCAGGCTGTAGTCTGCAGACAGACGCTGTTCACCTGCCTGGAGACCGGCCTGCTCCTCCTAGCTCCCATCATGCCCTTCGTGGGCGAGGAGCTCTACCAGAGGTTGCCACGGCGACGATCCCAGGATGGCCACCCTAGTATCCATGTCACGCCCTACCCTGAGACTGAGGAG TTCTGCTGGCATAGTGAGGATGTGGACCGTCAGATGGAGTTTGTGATGACCGTGGTCCGGACCATCCGTTCACTCAGGGCCGACTACAACCTGACCAAGACACGTGCCGATT GCTACCTCCAGTGTATAGACAGTGAGACGATGTCTCTGGTGGAGCAGTACAGTCTGCAGATCCAGACCCTGTCTCTATCCCAGACCATCCAGCCCGTCCCAGCCACCGGGGCTGTCCCAGAGGGCTGTGCTGTGGCCATTGCCTCCGACAGGTGCACCGTCCACCTCATGCTCAAG GGTCTGATAGATTTGGAGAAGGAGGTGACCAAGCTGACTGTGAAGAAGGGAGAGCTGGAGAAACAGATGGATAAACTGAGAGAAAAGATGGAGAAGAGTGACTACAAGGAGAAGGTGCCTGTTAAAGTACAGGATCTGGATGCTGAGAAG CTGCGTCAGAGCCAGACGGAGCTGGAGAAAGCAACGGAAGCCATAGACAACTTCAAGAGAATGGGTTAA